CAGAAAATTATGAGAGACCAAGCAATTGGGTGCTCAtggtgattgttttttcttcgtCTCATTAGTGggttttttgttattgttttatATCATTCGCAGCAGCCAAAGAAGCAAGAGAAAGAATGGCTGTCCGTGAGTTTCAGGCCAGAGAATTTCGTTCCAGGACTCATTATAGGTTTCCTTTTGGGATGGTTCATTGATTTATCAAAGCCCATCAAGAGCAATACAAGGAGGAGAAACTTTTTGCCAGGAAAGCAGCAAGAGCAGTGTCTGGTCTCAGGCGGAAGTGACCAGGACCTTAAAATGGTGTTCTTTTGACCTATCTCAGTGTTTACGCTTTCCATTATTACTACCTTGCTTTTAACTGAATAAGAACATTCACCAAATGTGTTTGTACCTGTTTGTCTACAATCCCCATTTGTTTCGTCTGGGAATTTTGTTGTGATAGACGATACTTACTTGATGGTATGTCCTGGCGAGTTTTGTGTAGGCAAGTTTTGTCTAGACTCTAATTCTGAAGAGTTTGCCCATTGCAGGTTCTAGTGGTCAGGCAGGACCTGAAGATGGGACAAGGGAAGATTGCTTCTCAATGTGCTCGTAAGACACCTACATCTCCGGTTAATGTCTAGACTCTTGATTCTTTCCCTTATTGCTaatctttcccttttcttccccGTATGTTGACTAGCCTTCTCCTAATGAACTCCAGATGCTGCCACTGGGATGTACGGGGAGCTGATGCAGAGGTATGTGATGATTCTTCAGGTGGAATATGTCCGATTGAAGAAAAACTCGTTTACTCTGTAACTACTttcctgctttttttttatcgatgtgAGACTATGAGAAACGAAACATGTTCCTTTGTGATGCTTTGATGCGGATATGTCATTAAATCATACAATCTTCTTCAAGTGATAGACAAGATGGT
This genomic interval from Rhodamnia argentea isolate NSW1041297 chromosome 4, ASM2092103v1, whole genome shotgun sequence contains the following:
- the LOC115740978 gene encoding peptidyl-tRNA hydrolase 2, mitochondrial isoform X4 — its product is MFASSSHSQKKQPKKQEKEWLSVSFRPENFVPGLIIGFLLGWFIDLSKPIKSNTRRRNFLPGKQQEQCLVSGGSDQDLKMVLVVRQDLKMGQGKIASQCAHAATGMYGELMQSDRFLLRKWEQCGQPKIVCMCKNQQEMNKLREAAESMGLPTFVVADAGRTQVKISMA
- the LOC115740978 gene encoding peptidyl-tRNA hydrolase 2, mitochondrial isoform X2; the protein is MFASSSHSQKKPKKQEKEWLSVSFRPENFVPGLIIGFLLGWFIDLSKPIKSNTRRRNFLPGKQQEQCLVSGGSDQDLKMVLVVRQDLKMGQGKIASQCAHAATGMYGELMQSDRFLLRKWEQCGQPKIVCMCKNQQEMNKLREAAESMGLPTFVVADAGRTQVAAGSRTVLAIGPGPKELVDSVTGKLRLL
- the LOC115740978 gene encoding peptidyl-tRNA hydrolase 2, mitochondrial isoform X3 — encoded protein: MFASSSHSQKKQPKKQEKEWLSVSFRPENFVPGLIIGFLLGWFIDLSKPIKSNTRRRNFLPGKQQEQCLVSGGSDQDLKMVLVVRQDLKMGQGKIASQCAHAATGMYGELMQSDRFLLRKWEQCGQPKIVCMCKNQQEMNKLREAAESMGLPTFVVADAGRTQLVQGLFLLLDLDRKN
- the LOC115740978 gene encoding peptidyl-tRNA hydrolase 2, mitochondrial isoform X1, yielding MFASSSHSQKKQPKKQEKEWLSVSFRPENFVPGLIIGFLLGWFIDLSKPIKSNTRRRNFLPGKQQEQCLVSGGSDQDLKMVLVVRQDLKMGQGKIASQCAHAATGMYGELMQSDRFLLRKWEQCGQPKIVCMCKNQQEMNKLREAAESMGLPTFVVADAGRTQVAAGSRTVLAIGPGPKELVDSVTGKLRLL